In a genomic window of Candidatus Omnitrophota bacterium:
- the guaA gene encoding glutamine-hydrolyzing GMP synthase encodes MTRQTILILDFGSQYTQLIARRVRENKVFSIIIPYNTPAKEIAALNPKGLILSGGPASVVNKKSPYPDPGIFKLGVPILGICYGMQVICELLGGKVKHTREREYGKVELFIDDNRDLFSHLPGNFTCWASHGDYVTKMPAGFHTSSHTTNTPIAAISNQKRKIYAVQFHPEVTHTEKGNQILSNFLFKICGASGRWNMQSFIKESVEHIKKTIGRDKVVLGLSGGVDSSVAALLIHKAIGKNLRCIFIDNGLLRKGEAEQVKSVFKDMYHLNLSYVDRSKRFLERLKGITDPEEKRKIIGDEFIKVFEEEAKKTKGAKFLGQGTLYPDVIESVSPTGGPSRKIKSHHNVGGLPAQMKLKLIEPLRELFKDEAREIGRQLGLPENIIQRQPFPGPGLAVRIIGEIDIQRLNLLREADKRVIEEISKAGLYEQIWQSFAVLLPIKSVGIMGDERTYENVAALRCVSSFDGMTADWVKLPYEVMEKISNRIINEVKGINRVVYDISSKPPATIEWE; translated from the coding sequence ATGACCAGACAAACAATTTTAATCTTGGATTTCGGCTCACAATACACGCAATTAATCGCCCGCCGGGTACGGGAAAACAAAGTTTTTTCAATAATTATTCCTTACAATACCCCGGCAAAAGAGATCGCCGCCCTAAACCCCAAAGGTTTAATCCTTTCCGGCGGTCCGGCTTCGGTAGTGAATAAAAAATCTCCTTATCCTGACCCGGGAATCTTTAAACTTGGGGTACCTATTCTAGGCATCTGCTATGGAATGCAGGTTATTTGCGAGCTCTTGGGAGGAAAAGTAAAACATACCCGTGAGCGCGAATATGGAAAAGTAGAATTATTTATTGATGACAACCGCGACCTTTTCAGCCACCTGCCGGGTAATTTTACCTGCTGGGCCAGCCACGGGGATTATGTAACGAAAATGCCGGCGGGTTTTCACACCTCAAGCCACACTACCAATACGCCGATTGCCGCAATATCCAATCAAAAAAGAAAAATATACGCGGTACAATTCCACCCTGAAGTGACCCACACGGAAAAAGGCAATCAAATATTAAGTAACTTTTTATTCAAAATTTGCGGTGCTTCGGGAAGATGGAACATGCAGTCATTTATTAAAGAATCCGTCGAACATATTAAAAAAACTATCGGTCGTGATAAGGTCGTGCTGGGGCTAAGCGGAGGGGTGGATTCTTCGGTTGCCGCTCTATTAATCCATAAAGCGATCGGTAAAAACCTGCGTTGTATTTTTATCGATAACGGCCTGCTGCGCAAAGGCGAAGCTGAACAGGTTAAAAGCGTTTTTAAAGATATGTACCATCTCAATCTCAGTTATGTCGACAGGAGCAAAAGATTCCTTGAGCGCCTGAAGGGAATAACTGACCCGGAAGAAAAAAGAAAAATAATCGGTGATGAATTCATCAAAGTATTCGAAGAAGAAGCAAAAAAGACAAAAGGGGCAAAGTTTTTAGGACAGGGGACCCTTTATCCGGATGTTATTGAATCTGTTTCACCCACCGGAGGCCCCAGCAGAAAGATCAAAAGCCACCATAATGTCGGAGGGCTTCCGGCGCAAATGAAGCTTAAACTTATTGAGCCCTTAAGGGAATTATTCAAAGATGAAGCGCGCGAAATCGGAAGGCAGTTGGGATTACCTGAAAATATCATCCAGCGCCAGCCATTTCCCGGCCCGGGCCTGGCCGTCAGGATCATCGGAGAGATAGATATCCAACGCTTAAATCTTTTACGTGAAGCGGATAAACGGGTAATCGAAGAAATTTCAAAAGCCGGCCTATATGAACAAATCTGGCAATCCTTTGCCGTATTATTACCGATAAAAAGCGTGGGAATAATGGGTGATGAACGCACATATGAAAATGTCGCAGCACTTCGCTGCGTCTCCAGCTTTGACGGTATGACCGCCGACTGGGTAAAACTTCCTTATGAAGTTATGGAAAAAATCTCCAATCGGATCATTAACGAAGTGAAGGGGATCAACCGGGTTGTTTACGATATCAGTTCCAAACCTCCTGCAACCATCGAGTGGGAATAA
- a CDS encoding DNA polymerase III subunit alpha — MSSEFVHLHLHTQYSLLDGACRIPEILSIAKSFKMDSLAITDHGSMFGAIEFYLEAQKTGIKPIIGCEVYVAPQSRLDKGGSGIEDVANHLILLARDEEGYRNLMKLVSIGYLEGFYYRPRIDKEVLATHAKGLIASSACLKGEIPSLILQKRFNDALKAADTYQNILGKGNFYLEIQSNSIAEQLVVNEGMFKISKELGISLVATNDVHYPTRDKAAAHEALLCIQTQSTLDDPKHMRFQTDEFYFRSPEEMKKLFKDCPQALQNTVEIARRCNLELDFSKMHLPKYVPPEGKDKEKFLFELCEKGLTAKNLKNNPEVQKRLDHELKIIQDMGFISYFLIVWDFIHYAKSQGIPVGPGRGSAAGSLVSFLLGITDLDPLKYGLLFERFLNPQRMGLPDIDIDFCYERRQEVIDYVTNKYGQDNVAQIITFGTMQARAVIRDVGRVMGVAYADVDRLAKMIPAELDITLKKALESEPELNNLYQNDPQITKLINIALSLEGLNRHASVHAAGVIITDKPLNNYMPIFKTADDQITTGYSMGTLEKIGLLKVDFLGLRTLTVIDETLKLIKQTRSIQIDIEKIPLDDQNTYALLSSSHTIGIFQVESSGMRDLLKKLMPERFEDLIALLALYRPGPIGSGMLDDFMKRKHGTIPIKYEHAKLEPILKETYGIMVYQEQIMQIASSLAGFSLAQADILRKAMGKKIPEVMEKERKNFINGCIKNGIKESTASKIFDLIEYFSGYGFNKSHSTAYALISYRTAYLKANYPVEFMTALLTSERDNTDKIVEYVNESARMGLKVQPPDINESEVLFKVENEQTIRFGLIAIKNVGRGAAESIVKARESLKFKTLDELCQHVDLRLANRKVLESLIKCGALDCFGASRAGMFASLDIILEGAQRSQKEKSSGQLSFFDQAQKENGFKKTENNLPVVKEWPEPQLLAFEKDMLGFYVSGHPLARYAKQLKRFVSCSTSNLHEYKDQDTVKMVGLIVKIKHTVTRAKQEKMAILKLEDLEGAVEILVFPRAFARISSYIQMNSIVHIRGILDLKEETPKIIVEDLFPFEEIYKLITAMNINLSGIKENIFESLKTLLSDYRGNIPVYLHLDSGLTGKQAQARSRVQLVVGEGLYVSPNEKLIQDLDELLGEERLSLVI; from the coding sequence ATGTCTTCTGAATTCGTTCACCTGCATTTACACACGCAATACAGCCTGCTTGACGGGGCCTGCCGTATACCTGAAATACTGTCCATCGCCAAAAGTTTCAAAATGGATTCTCTGGCCATCACCGACCATGGCAGTATGTTCGGGGCAATCGAATTCTACCTGGAAGCGCAAAAAACAGGAATCAAGCCAATTATCGGTTGTGAAGTTTACGTTGCTCCGCAAAGCCGGCTGGATAAAGGCGGAAGCGGTATTGAAGACGTGGCGAATCATTTAATCCTCTTGGCCCGCGATGAAGAGGGCTACCGCAACTTAATGAAACTGGTCTCCATCGGTTACTTGGAAGGTTTCTATTACCGTCCGCGCATCGACAAAGAGGTATTAGCTACGCACGCCAAAGGATTAATCGCATCAAGTGCCTGCCTTAAAGGAGAGATCCCATCCCTTATATTGCAAAAACGTTTCAATGACGCGCTCAAAGCAGCTGATACTTATCAGAATATCCTGGGAAAAGGGAACTTCTACTTAGAGATCCAAAGCAATTCTATTGCCGAGCAACTTGTTGTAAATGAAGGGATGTTTAAAATTTCCAAGGAACTGGGGATATCCTTGGTCGCCACTAACGACGTACATTACCCCACCAGGGATAAAGCCGCCGCTCATGAGGCATTACTTTGCATCCAAACACAATCCACCCTTGACGATCCCAAGCATATGCGTTTTCAAACGGATGAATTTTATTTCCGTTCCCCCGAAGAGATGAAAAAATTATTTAAGGACTGCCCGCAGGCCTTACAAAATACCGTTGAGATTGCCCGGCGCTGTAATCTGGAACTGGATTTTAGCAAAATGCACCTGCCTAAATACGTGCCTCCGGAAGGAAAAGATAAGGAAAAGTTCCTGTTTGAGCTTTGCGAAAAAGGGTTAACTGCTAAAAATTTAAAAAATAACCCCGAAGTGCAAAAACGACTGGATCATGAATTAAAAATTATCCAGGATATGGGTTTTATCAGCTACTTCCTGATTGTCTGGGATTTCATCCACTATGCCAAAAGCCAGGGGATCCCGGTGGGCCCGGGAAGAGGCTCAGCCGCCGGAAGCCTGGTCAGTTTTCTTTTGGGAATTACCGATTTAGATCCGTTAAAATACGGGCTGCTTTTCGAAAGGTTCCTTAATCCGCAGCGTATGGGGCTGCCGGATATTGATATCGACTTTTGTTATGAACGCCGGCAAGAGGTCATCGATTATGTTACCAATAAATACGGGCAGGATAATGTCGCCCAGATTATTACCTTTGGAACAATGCAGGCTCGCGCCGTAATCAGGGACGTCGGCCGGGTCATGGGCGTTGCTTACGCGGATGTTGACCGGCTGGCTAAAATGATCCCGGCTGAACTGGACATAACCCTTAAAAAAGCCCTGGAGAGTGAACCGGAATTAAACAACCTTTACCAGAATGACCCGCAAATAACCAAACTGATCAATATCGCTTTGTCCTTAGAGGGATTAAACCGCCATGCCTCGGTACACGCCGCCGGCGTAATTATCACGGACAAGCCGTTAAATAACTACATGCCCATATTTAAAACCGCGGATGACCAGATTACCACCGGCTATAGCATGGGAACCCTGGAAAAAATCGGTTTACTTAAAGTTGATTTTCTGGGTTTAAGAACACTTACTGTAATCGATGAAACCCTAAAACTCATCAAGCAAACCCGGAGCATCCAAATTGATATTGAAAAAATACCGTTGGATGATCAAAACACTTACGCGCTGTTATCTTCAAGCCATACTATTGGAATATTCCAGGTAGAAAGTTCAGGGATGCGCGATTTACTTAAAAAACTTATGCCTGAACGCTTTGAGGATTTAATCGCCCTTCTTGCGCTTTACCGGCCCGGGCCAATTGGCTCAGGAATGCTGGATGACTTTATGAAACGTAAACACGGAACAATTCCGATTAAATACGAACACGCAAAACTTGAGCCCATCCTCAAAGAAACTTACGGAATTATGGTTTATCAGGAACAGATTATGCAGATTGCCTCAAGCCTTGCAGGATTTTCTCTTGCCCAGGCGGATATTCTGCGTAAAGCTATGGGTAAAAAGATCCCGGAAGTAATGGAGAAGGAGCGAAAAAATTTCATCAACGGCTGCATTAAAAACGGGATAAAAGAGAGCACCGCCAGTAAAATATTCGATCTGATTGAATATTTCTCCGGATACGGATTTAATAAGTCGCATTCAACCGCTTATGCCTTAATTTCATACCGCACCGCTTATTTAAAAGCGAATTATCCGGTGGAATTCATGACTGCCCTGCTTACCTCCGAACGTGATAACACGGATAAAATCGTCGAATATGTTAATGAATCAGCCCGCATGGGTTTAAAAGTGCAGCCACCGGATATAAATGAGAGCGAAGTGCTTTTTAAAGTCGAGAATGAACAGACAATCCGTTTTGGCCTAATCGCCATAAAAAATGTGGGCCGAGGCGCTGCTGAATCGATCGTCAAGGCCAGGGAAAGCCTGAAGTTTAAAACCTTAGATGAACTCTGCCAACACGTAGATTTAAGATTGGCCAACCGTAAAGTCCTGGAAAGCCTGATCAAATGCGGGGCGCTGGATTGCTTCGGGGCATCCCGAGCCGGAATGTTTGCCAGCCTGGATATAATTTTAGAAGGGGCACAAAGAAGCCAGAAGGAAAAATCCAGCGGCCAGCTTTCATTCTTCGACCAAGCCCAGAAAGAGAATGGGTTTAAGAAAACTGAAAATAATCTACCCGTTGTGAAGGAGTGGCCGGAACCCCAGCTGCTTGCTTTTGAAAAAGATATGCTGGGCTTCTATGTCAGCGGCCATCCTTTGGCCCGTTATGCCAAGCAACTTAAACGTTTTGTTTCCTGCTCAACCTCTAATCTTCATGAATATAAAGATCAAGATACGGTCAAAATGGTCGGGTTAATCGTGAAAATCAAGCATACGGTTACCCGGGCAAAGCAAGAGAAAATGGCAATATTAAAACTGGAGGACCTAGAGGGAGCAGTGGAGATCCTGGTCTTTCCGCGCGCTTTTGCCAGAATAAGCAGCTATATCCAGATGAATTCCATAGTCCATATTCGCGGCATATTGGACCTCAAAGAAGAGACACCTAAAATAATCGTAGAAGACCTTTTTCCGTTTGAGGAGATTTACAAGTTAATCACGGCGATGAATATTAATTTATCCGGGATAAAAGAAAATATCTTTGAATCCTTAAAAACCCTGCTTAGCGATTACCGCGGGAATATTCCTGTTTATTTACACCTGGACAGCGGGCTTACCGGCAAACAGGCGCAGGCGCGCTCCCGCGTGCAGTTAGTTGTCGGCGAAGGGCTCTATGTTTCGCCTAATGAAAAACTCATTCAGGACCTAGATGAATTATTAGGGGAAGAGCGTTTATCTCTTGTAATCTAG
- a CDS encoding integration host factor subunit beta, translated as MTKKDIVLKVSDDSNLKQIDVKEVVQKTFDCIVEALVRGEKIELRNFGVFKVKQRKSRTGRNPRTNQVIPVPPRKVVIFKAGLEMKQKIK; from the coding sequence ATGACCAAAAAGGATATTGTCTTAAAAGTATCTGACGACAGCAATTTAAAACAAATAGACGTCAAGGAAGTAGTGCAAAAGACCTTCGATTGTATCGTTGAGGCTTTAGTCAGGGGCGAAAAGATTGAATTACGTAATTTCGGTGTTTTTAAAGTAAAACAAAGAAAAAGCCGCACTGGCAGAAATCCGCGCACTAATCAGGTTATCCCTGTCCCGCCAAGAAAAGTTGTCATCTTCAAAGCTGGCTTGGAAATGAAACAAAAAATAAAATAA
- the hisS gene encoding histidine--tRNA ligase: MFKRVAGTKDILPEETPSWQRIEQTAHKIFSLYNYREMRTPIIEEASLFNRTLGITAEIVQKQMFLIHNQDETYALRPEGTASIVRSYLENNLDKAAGFTKLYYIGPMFRLERPQKGRLRQFHHVGCEAIGSQEAALDVEIIALADQMLKAFGIIGYEIKANSLGCSKDKEALALSLKECLQKKTKELCADCQQRLKNNVLRVLDCKNETCQKIVRTVCPDQGHLCPDCLAHFEEVKNGLNNLDIPFQVHPLLVRGLDYYNRTVFEITHAGLGSQDAIGAGGRYNNLVHQLGGPDLGGIGFAFGVERLLLASQNLAEKSQKKLVYLITLGKAAKLAGLKLLNQLRKSEITCDTDYLNKSLKGAMRAANDAGANLVLILGDDELKKNVVTVKNMSESTQKEISLDKLIGELKC; the protein is encoded by the coding sequence ATGTTCAAAAGAGTAGCAGGTACTAAAGATATTCTGCCTGAAGAAACGCCTTCCTGGCAAAGAATCGAACAAACAGCGCATAAGATATTCTCACTTTACAATTATCGGGAAATGCGCACCCCCATAATCGAAGAAGCATCGCTTTTTAACCGCACCCTGGGCATAACTGCCGAAATTGTACAAAAACAGATGTTTCTCATCCATAACCAGGATGAGACTTACGCCCTGCGTCCGGAAGGCACCGCCTCAATCGTGCGCAGCTATCTGGAAAATAATTTAGATAAGGCCGCCGGTTTTACAAAGTTATATTATATCGGCCCGATGTTCCGCCTGGAGCGGCCGCAAAAAGGAAGATTACGCCAATTCCATCATGTCGGCTGCGAAGCAATCGGCTCCCAGGAGGCCGCACTTGACGTAGAGATAATCGCCTTAGCGGACCAGATGCTTAAGGCTTTTGGCATCATCGGTTATGAAATTAAGGCCAACAGCCTGGGTTGTTCCAAAGATAAAGAGGCTTTAGCTTTAAGTTTAAAAGAATGTTTGCAGAAAAAAACAAAAGAACTTTGCGCCGACTGCCAGCAGAGATTAAAAAATAACGTATTAAGGGTATTGGACTGTAAAAACGAAACTTGCCAGAAAATCGTTAGAACCGTCTGCCCGGATCAAGGGCACCTTTGCCCGGATTGCCTGGCGCATTTTGAAGAAGTAAAAAATGGATTAAATAACCTGGATATACCGTTTCAGGTCCACCCGCTTTTGGTGCGCGGACTGGATTACTACAACCGCACGGTATTTGAAATCACCCATGCCGGTTTAGGCAGCCAAGATGCTATTGGAGCAGGCGGCCGTTATAATAACTTAGTCCACCAGTTAGGCGGCCCGGATCTGGGAGGGATAGGTTTTGCTTTCGGCGTTGAAAGGCTGCTTTTGGCATCGCAAAACCTGGCCGAAAAATCGCAGAAAAAATTAGTATACTTGATCACCCTCGGAAAAGCCGCCAAATTAGCCGGCCTAAAATTACTAAACCAGCTGCGCAAATCCGAAATTACCTGCGACACGGATTACCTGAACAAATCATTAAAAGGAGCAATGCGCGCCGCCAATGACGCGGGGGCAAATTTGGTTTTGATTTTAGGAGACGATGAATTAAAAAAGAATGTTGTCACCGTTAAAAACATGTCTGAAAGCACCCAAAAAGAAATTTCGCTGGATAAGTTGATCGGAGAATTAAAATGTTAA
- the aspS gene encoding aspartate--tRNA ligase has product MLRTHTCAQLNAADTGKLVTLCGWVANRRDHGKLIFIDIRDRYGLTQAVFIPKESGEAHKLAQELRSEFVIKLSGLVNKRPAGTINPKLATGEVEILAKELEILNPSNTPPFEIQDDIEITEEIRLKYRYLDLRRSKVFKNLLLRSNLYKVIRSYLGNKDFIECETPILTKSTPEGARDYLVPSRLSIGQFFALPQSPQLFKQILMVAGIEKYYQIAKCFRDEDLRADRQPEFTQLDIEMSFINQEDIFSLTEGLMKIIFKELKNIDLPAPFTRISYKDALEKYKSDKPDLRPETKTEFAFCWIVDFPLFKFNAEEKRWESEHHPFTAPNAQDLPNLKESPDKVRSCSYDLVLNGMELGSGSIRIHRPELQEKIFKIIGIDKEEAAKRFGFLLEAFTFGAPPHGGVAFGLDRLLAILCAESSIREVITFPKTSAAFCPLTNAPSDVADKQLKELGITIINTPRS; this is encoded by the coding sequence ATGTTAAGGACTCATACCTGCGCCCAGCTCAATGCCGCTGATACTGGAAAACTGGTTACGCTTTGCGGCTGGGTTGCCAATCGGCGCGACCACGGCAAGTTAATCTTTATTGATATCCGCGACCGCTACGGCCTCACCCAGGCCGTCTTTATCCCCAAAGAATCAGGGGAAGCTCATAAATTGGCGCAAGAACTAAGGAGTGAATTCGTAATTAAATTAAGCGGCCTGGTAAATAAGCGGCCGGCCGGAACCATTAATCCAAAATTAGCAACCGGAGAAGTAGAAATTTTAGCTAAAGAGCTGGAAATATTGAATCCCAGCAATACCCCGCCGTTTGAAATCCAGGATGATATTGAAATAACCGAAGAGATCCGCCTTAAATACCGCTACCTTGATTTAAGAAGAAGTAAAGTTTTTAAAAACCTGCTCTTACGAAGCAATCTCTATAAAGTTATCCGCTCTTATTTAGGAAACAAAGATTTCATCGAGTGCGAAACTCCGATACTGACCAAATCCACCCCTGAAGGCGCCCGGGATTATCTGGTCCCTTCACGATTAAGCATCGGCCAATTTTTTGCCCTTCCTCAATCTCCGCAATTATTCAAACAGATCCTGATGGTTGCCGGAATTGAAAAGTACTATCAGATTGCCAAATGTTTCCGCGATGAAGACCTGCGCGCCGACCGCCAGCCGGAATTTACCCAGCTGGATATCGAAATGTCCTTTATCAACCAGGAAGATATCTTTTCTTTAACTGAAGGATTAATGAAAATTATTTTCAAGGAATTAAAAAACATAGATCTACCCGCTCCATTTACCCGAATAAGCTATAAAGATGCCCTGGAAAAATATAAATCGGATAAACCTGACTTACGGCCTGAAACAAAAACAGAATTCGCTTTCTGCTGGATAGTGGATTTTCCGCTTTTCAAATTCAACGCCGAAGAAAAACGCTGGGAAAGCGAACATCATCCTTTTACCGCACCGAACGCCCAAGACCTTCCAAACCTGAAAGAATCCCCGGATAAAGTAAGATCCTGCTCATATGATTTGGTTTTAAACGGTATGGAACTGGGTTCAGGATCAATAAGGATCCACCGTCCGGAGCTTCAAGAAAAAATCTTTAAGATTATCGGTATAGACAAGGAAGAGGCCGCTAAACGTTTCGGCTTCCTGCTGGAGGCTTTTACATTCGGGGCGCCTCCCCATGGAGGGGTCGCTTTTGGGCTAGACAGGCTCTTAGCCATACTTTGTGCGGAATCAAGTATACGTGAAGTCATTACTTTTCCTAAAACCTCGGCCGCGTTCTGCCCGTTAACTAACGCGCCTTCGGATGTTGCAGATAAGCAATTAAAAGAACTGGGTATAACCATTATTAACACCCCGCGCTCATAA
- a CDS encoding LysM peptidoglycan-binding domain-containing protein, which translates to MDGFRLAGICVLASTMALSGCVARTYNLTRDRVDQDLSSASGNRGYLTGQAPEPKERATTRTVRVFEIELGKTKKSNVSCPATTPLGTNIEESTAGLQETLSEPAQGFEKYSVAKNDTLQKISKKFYGTTKKWMKIYNANKNVLSAPDKLYPGQTLNIPSAPASKTGTEKTAEIKENLK; encoded by the coding sequence ATGGACGGATTTAGATTAGCAGGAATTTGCGTATTGGCATCGACAATGGCACTATCAGGATGCGTGGCCAGGACCTACAACTTAACCCGCGATAGAGTTGACCAGGATTTATCTTCCGCCTCAGGAAACCGCGGTTACCTTACTGGCCAGGCCCCTGAACCAAAAGAAAGAGCAACTACCCGCACCGTCAGAGTCTTTGAGATAGAATTAGGAAAAACTAAAAAATCTAATGTCAGCTGCCCGGCAACTACCCCACTAGGAACTAATATCGAAGAATCGACCGCCGGTCTTCAGGAAACGCTAAGCGAACCGGCCCAGGGCTTTGAGAAATACTCGGTAGCCAAAAACGATACCTTACAAAAAATTTCTAAAAAATTTTATGGCACAACCAAAAAATGGATGAAGATTTATAATGCCAATAAAAATGTTTTATCCGCTCCGGACAAACTTTATCCCGGGCAAACTTTAAATATCCCTTCTGCCCCCGCATCAAAAACTGGAACTGAAAAAACGGCAGAAATAAAAGAAAACCTCAAGTAA
- a CDS encoding PhoH family protein, translating into MDKIIKLQSQAEAQSLIGTQDTNIKIIEKEFKVRLILRGEHLKLSGSASNIKKANQLIEHLLTGIRSKTPEISQSDLNYLIANLKKGKKSSPIAQLDTGITRSCAGKQIGPKTTGQREYVQAIQEHDIVFGIGPAGTGKTYLAMACAVEELKKQQVRRIILTRPAIEAGESLGFLPGDMQAKISPYLRPLYDALYDMMEGQRIEKYIETGIIEVAPLAYMRGRTLNDAFIILDEAQNCTAEQMKMFLTRLGFDSKAVITGDITQSDLPGANPIGLLQAQDILKEIQGIKFIYFSGADVVRHSLVQRIIEAYEKTIR; encoded by the coding sequence ATGGATAAAATAATTAAGCTGCAGTCCCAGGCAGAAGCGCAGAGCCTGATTGGGACCCAGGATACCAATATTAAAATCATCGAAAAAGAATTTAAGGTCAGGCTTATCCTGCGCGGCGAACACCTAAAATTAAGCGGCTCAGCCAGCAATATTAAGAAAGCAAACCAGCTGATTGAACATCTACTTACAGGGATCCGCTCGAAAACCCCGGAGATCAGCCAGAGCGATTTAAATTATTTAATTGCCAATCTAAAAAAAGGCAAAAAATCATCGCCAATAGCGCAATTAGATACCGGAATCACGCGTTCCTGCGCGGGTAAACAGATCGGGCCAAAAACTACCGGGCAAAGAGAATACGTCCAGGCAATCCAGGAACATGATATTGTTTTTGGCATTGGCCCGGCCGGAACAGGGAAAACTTACCTGGCGATGGCCTGCGCGGTGGAAGAGTTAAAAAAACAGCAGGTACGCCGGATTATCCTGACCCGGCCGGCGATTGAAGCAGGGGAGTCGCTGGGATTTCTTCCCGGAGATATGCAAGCCAAAATCTCACCCTATTTACGCCCGCTTTATGACGCCTTATACGATATGATGGAAGGCCAACGCATTGAAAAATATATCGAAACCGGGATTATTGAAGTTGCCCCGCTTGCCTATATGCGCGGCAGGACCTTAAACGATGCCTTTATTATCCTTGATGAAGCTCAAAATTGCACTGCCGAACAAATGAAAATGTTTTTGACCCGCCTGGGTTTTGATTCCAAAGCGGTAATTACCGGCGATATTACTCAAAGCGACTTGCCGGGGGCTAATCCTATCGGCCTGCTTCAGGCGCAAGATATACTTAAAGAAATCCAAGGTATAAAATTTATTTACTTCAGCGGAGCCGATGTTGTCCGGCACTCGCTGGTGCAAAGGATAATCGAAGCTTATGAAAAAACTATTCGCTAA
- a CDS encoding HDIG domain-containing protein, which produces MKKLFAKIGIGIFIFLFSYYIIGLNPAIPFLLIILYLCFYENFSKIKSATLANLSLLYLVSFSIGYTLLKNGITIYLIPITIIPMLGVLLFNNLAIAYFLSLGTCLSLAILSPEPFKAGFVLMTSCVGAILWVKGARKRTKVIQAGAIAGILQLASLILLEHLWINQPQRYLIILINGLLCGVVTLGVLPLFEYLLQRVTNISLLELADFNQPLLQRMILEAPGTYHHSLVVGNLADTASVAIGANGLLARIGAYYHDIGKLQKPEYFIENQDIRKNAHDTLSPTMSKLIIMNHVKEGLELAKKYSLTPVLRDFIQQHHGSSLVYYFYRRALEGKEEDQEVTEEGFRYPGPKPETLETAIVLLADSVEAATRSLKDPAPDKIEEMVHKIINNKFIDGQLDECELTLKDIEKISSVFTKILSGIYHSRLNYPQEPEK; this is translated from the coding sequence ATGAAAAAACTATTCGCTAAAATAGGAATAGGTATTTTTATATTTTTATTCAGCTACTACATCATCGGCCTGAATCCGGCAATACCATTCCTTTTAATCATCCTTTATTTGTGTTTTTATGAAAATTTTTCTAAGATAAAAAGCGCGACCCTGGCTAATTTAAGCTTACTTTATCTGGTTTCTTTCTCAATCGGCTATACTCTGCTCAAAAACGGAATAACCATTTACCTTATTCCGATCACGATTATCCCGATGCTGGGGGTTCTTTTATTCAATAATCTGGCGATAGCTTACTTTTTATCATTAGGCACCTGCCTATCCCTGGCAATCCTAAGTCCGGAGCCATTTAAGGCGGGGTTTGTTTTAATGACCTCATGCGTAGGCGCAATACTCTGGGTAAAAGGAGCCCGTAAACGCACAAAGGTAATCCAGGCAGGGGCAATTGCCGGGATCCTGCAGTTGGCCAGCTTAATCCTTCTTGAACACTTGTGGATCAATCAACCGCAGCGGTATTTAATAATTTTAATTAACGGCCTGCTTTGCGGAGTGGTTACCTTGGGCGTTCTTCCGCTATTTGAATATCTCCTGCAGAGAGTAACCAACATCAGCTTGCTGGAACTGGCTGATTTTAACCAACCGCTCTTACAACGCATGATCCTTGAAGCACCCGGTACTTATCACCACAGCCTGGTTGTCGGTAATCTTGCAGATACCGCTTCCGTCGCCATCGGGGCCAACGGCTTGTTGGCCAGAATCGGAGCATATTATCACGATATAGGAAAATTGCAGAAACCGGAATATTTTATCGAAAACCAAGATATAAGAAAAAACGCGCATGATACTCTTTCTCCGACCATGAGTAAATTAATTATTATGAACCATGTCAAAGAAGGGCTGGAACTTGCCAAAAAATACTCATTAACCCCTGTACTACGGGATTTTATCCAACAGCATCACGGCAGCAGCCTGGTTTATTATTTTTACCGCCGGGCCCTGGAAGGCAAAGAAGAGGACCAGGAGGTAACCGAAGAGGGATTCCGATATCCGGGCCCAAAACCGGAAACTTTAGAAACGGCAATCGTGCTATTAGCCGACTCCGTAGAGGCGGCCACCCGCTCCCTGAAAGACCCCGCTCCGGATAAAATCGAAGAGATGGTGCATAAAATAATAAATAATAAATTTATTGACGGCCAGCTTGATGAATGCGAATTGACCTTAAAAGATATCGAGAAGATATCCAGCGTTTTTACTAAAATATTAAGCGGCATATACCACAGCCGGCTAAATTACCCTCAAGAACCAGAGAAATGA